A stretch of the Haloplanus aerogenes genome encodes the following:
- a CDS encoding 4Fe-4S binding protein, whose translation MFDRRTVTFAAAALLVVASLSPVVGLSAAARDPGAAQEQLVTEPFAERNLRKVVPAADEFSDPTGPYRTVRAYEVVDGERRLVGYAFLTSNVVDTVGFSDRPVEFLVGIDTEGTITGVQLVEQHEPFFQRRATRTRLRELGDQLVGLSVTRDVVFEDPDADEYEVDAITRATVTSEVTVETIMRSSRLVARHQEVVSDASVANETDGNRTGTRVERAAGANRGEVRRLAVSESLERWNVSASALGVSTDAGPVGLYVTPLDSERTGDRLLGDQRHDRLRDRWPGTTFVWIGLDGIPDGWNADTLAVRQHARQFDATPIRPSVQGVDWSAVVVVRADRFDPTRPFAVVVTSDGRTVSRTYIPPGTGTVAALVARTTPDWLHEVRSAWERAWPESLLLVVGLSLVAGLFALRRRLLATEGVDVSYDAIRHIVLAVSLLFIGWYRPAQPTSQQLAAFVREMITWLTGGGFDWVLFFSMPLILLVLGFFALTVVVWGRGTFCGWVCPFGALSELLYRLTPWEHELPRRHHERLEKLRYPLFVLIVVGVLVSTNVGATLAKVEPFKAAFYYSLVSNPFYVGWSLLLVVAGAVVFRPYCRYLCPLGAGLSFGNVLQQREIQRYDLCGDCVKCQTDCEFQAIRDDGSIARQQCFQCSVCVENYYDPDSCPVLLQYDPEDGDWSAAWEDPALIERIRPADRTREQRRILAVDSDVNDGASGSDSNGSGESTDRIERDDISTEWDDDSSTPTWPTDTRHERGDGDA comes from the coding sequence ATGTTCGATCGAAGGACCGTAACGTTCGCTGCGGCAGCGCTACTGGTCGTCGCGTCGCTCTCGCCAGTCGTCGGGCTATCGGCCGCCGCACGCGACCCGGGGGCAGCACAGGAACAACTCGTCACCGAACCGTTCGCCGAGCGGAACCTCCGGAAAGTCGTTCCAGCGGCCGACGAGTTCTCGGATCCGACCGGCCCCTACCGGACGGTGAGAGCGTACGAGGTGGTCGACGGCGAACGCCGCCTCGTCGGCTACGCTTTCCTGACGAGCAACGTCGTCGACACCGTCGGATTCAGCGACCGGCCCGTCGAATTCCTCGTGGGCATCGACACCGAGGGAACCATCACCGGCGTCCAACTGGTCGAACAGCACGAGCCGTTCTTCCAGCGACGGGCGACGCGGACGCGACTTCGCGAACTCGGCGATCAACTCGTCGGCCTCTCGGTCACCCGCGATGTCGTCTTCGAGGATCCGGACGCCGATGAGTACGAGGTTGACGCGATCACGCGTGCAACGGTCACCTCCGAGGTAACCGTCGAGACGATCATGCGCTCTTCACGGCTGGTCGCCCGTCATCAGGAGGTCGTGAGTGACGCGAGCGTCGCGAACGAAACCGACGGGAACCGGACGGGGACGCGGGTCGAACGAGCGGCGGGCGCGAACCGGGGCGAGGTTCGGCGGCTGGCGGTAAGCGAGTCGCTGGAACGGTGGAACGTCAGCGCGAGCGCCCTCGGCGTCTCGACCGACGCAGGCCCTGTCGGGCTCTACGTCACCCCGCTCGACTCCGAACGCACCGGTGACCGGCTGCTCGGGGATCAGCGCCACGACCGCCTCCGTGATCGATGGCCGGGGACGACGTTCGTCTGGATCGGCCTCGACGGCATCCCGGACGGGTGGAACGCCGACACGCTCGCCGTCCGACAGCACGCGCGCCAGTTCGACGCGACGCCGATCCGTCCGTCCGTGCAGGGGGTCGACTGGAGCGCGGTCGTGGTGGTTCGAGCTGACCGATTCGATCCGACGCGACCGTTCGCCGTCGTCGTCACTAGCGACGGACGGACCGTGAGTCGAACGTACATCCCCCCGGGAACTGGGACGGTGGCGGCGCTCGTAGCTCGAACGACGCCCGATTGGCTCCACGAAGTGCGGAGCGCATGGGAGCGTGCGTGGCCCGAGTCGCTGCTACTGGTAGTCGGCCTTTCCCTCGTCGCGGGGCTGTTCGCCCTGCGTCGCCGCCTCCTCGCCACCGAGGGGGTGGATGTCTCGTACGACGCCATCCGCCACATCGTGCTCGCCGTCAGCCTCCTGTTCATCGGCTGGTATCGACCCGCCCAGCCGACGAGTCAGCAACTCGCGGCCTTCGTTCGCGAGATGATCACTTGGCTCACTGGCGGCGGGTTCGACTGGGTGCTCTTCTTCTCGATGCCACTGATTCTCCTCGTACTCGGCTTCTTCGCGCTCACCGTCGTCGTCTGGGGGCGTGGGACGTTTTGTGGCTGGGTGTGCCCGTTCGGTGCACTGTCGGAACTGCTCTACCGGCTCACCCCCTGGGAGCACGAACTTCCTCGCCGGCACCACGAGCGACTGGAGAAGCTCCGCTATCCGCTGTTCGTTCTCATCGTCGTCGGCGTCCTCGTATCGACGAACGTCGGGGCGACACTCGCGAAGGTCGAACCGTTCAAGGCGGCGTTCTACTACTCGCTTGTCAGCAACCCGTTCTACGTCGGGTGGTCCCTACTGCTGGTCGTTGCCGGTGCCGTCGTCTTCCGACCGTACTGCCGGTATCTGTGTCCGCTCGGTGCCGGCCTCTCGTTCGGAAACGTTCTCCAGCAACGGGAGATTCAGCGGTACGACCTCTGTGGGGACTGCGTGAAGTGCCAGACCGACTGCGAGTTTCAGGCCATTCGTGACGACGGCTCGATCGCTCGCCAGCAGTGCTTCCAGTGTTCGGTCTGCGTCGAGAACTACTACGACCCGGACAGCTGCCCCGTCTTGCTCCAGTACGACCCCGAGGACGGCGACTGGAGCGCTGCGTGGGAGGATCCGGCGTTGATCGAGCGGATTCGGCCGGCTGATCGGACTCGCGAGCAACGCCGTATCCTCGCTGTGGATTCGGATGTGAACGACGGGGCTTCGGGATCCGACTCGAACGGCAGCGGCGAATCTACGGATCGTATCGAACGCGACGACATCTCGACGGAGTGGGACGACGATTCGTCGACGCCGACCTGGCCCACCGACACCCGCCACGAGCGGGGTGATGGTGATGCGTGA